One genomic region from Homo sapiens chromosome 12 genomic scaffold, GRCh38.p14 alternate locus group ALT_REF_LOCI_1 HSCHR12_2_CTG2 encodes:
- the SMIM10L1 gene encoding small integral membrane protein 10-like protein 1: MAPAAAPSSLAVRASSPAATPTSYGVFCKGLSRTLLAFFELAWQLRMNFPYFYVAGSVILNIRLQVHI; encoded by the coding sequence ATGGCCCCCGCGGCGGCTCCGTCCTCCTTGGCCGTCAGGGCCTCAAGCCCCGCCGCGACACCCACCTCGTACGGCGTCTTCTGCAAGGGGCTCTCCCGCACCCTGCTCGCCTTCTTCGAGCTGGCCTGGCAGCTGCGCATGAACTTCCCGTACTTCTACGTCGCGGGCTCGGTGATCCTCAACATCCGATTGCAGGTACATATTTAG